CCAGCGCAGCGCTCCTGCTCTCCGACTGCGCAACGGCGTCGGCGTCAGATGAATCTCCTCCCCCTTTTGGGATCCGTCTGGGGTCTCCTCCAGATTTTGTCTCCATGGAATCGAGTGACGGAGGAATGCTTCCTTCCTTGGCCACTTTTCCCCCATTGGGCACTGCCTTGCCGCTTTAGGCGTTCCCGACCGCCAATGATGGCGTCGCAGATTTGCGGCCAGGTCAATGGATGTTTTTTCCTTTTCCAATCGAAAAGTTGATTGAATGAATCGGTCCATTGATTTGGTCCAGTCAGTGTCGCCCGGCGTGTTTTCACCGTCGGATCACGCCATTGACTGACGGTTCGGGCTAAAGTTCAGAGCATCCATGATTGATCTCAGTGGCACGGGCATCGGGCCGTACATGTTCTGCCTTCGCTACGAGTGTACGACTGCTGGCTAGCTGAATGTCTTTCTTAAATGCTTCTCAGGTTTCCAGCCAAATTATTTGGTGATGTCAGTACTATGTGGTGGGCATAATTATGTGTTTGTTGAACGATCCAAAAGAGTTTCATGAGAGACACGGATTTGGTTGGGCGGGCTCCATCGCTCCAGGATATGGGAACCTGTCGCTCTCTAGATTAGCAGCCTGCTCTGCTCAACTGCCCATACACGTTGTTGCCTAGTAGGATCCTTGCAGCTTGCTGGATGCTCTCACTCCACGAGTCCGTATTGGTATTTTCTCTGGCGTGTGAAATTCTACCCGTGGTAACAGCACAAGATAATTCTACTCGACACAGGCCCTCCGTACAACACGCAGGACAGTGCCAGTTTATGATAGAGAGAGTGGGTCATTTTTGCTTCACAACTTTTAAATTCGACGAGTGTAAGAGTAGTAAACCATTTGTATGGAGGAGACGATTAGCACGATGAATGTTGGTTGCATCAAATCAAAACTGATTTTCTCTTTAGCATTTTTCTTCTTCTGTTTTCTGTTTGTTTTGATTTATCACCATGGACTTGCTTGCAGAGCATATGCTGTTTTATGCCAGCGAGAAATACCCTGGAGAACAAGATTATACAAAATATATCTCGGAGGTACCTCTTTCACGTTTGCTTGCAATTATTACTCACACACGTTAATGCCAGGTTTGTAAGAGTTTGAACCAGGTTTACCGTCCCTGCAAGCATCACATTAGATGACTATTCATAGAAGTATCATTAATATCCCGACTTACAACAGCTTTGTCGTCCTATCACAAGCTTGTAAAATGGCCTATGATTTTACTTCTGGGACCCGTCAATATAATTATTTCATACCAGCTTAAATATTCTGTTTCATGCTTGGAAGTTACATTCAGTGTACTTGGATTATAAGTTTTTTTTGAGTATTTGGCATGTCGTGAAAAATATCAGCATGGTGGTTCTTCCAATGCCTTTACATCCTCCGAGACAACGAATTTCTATTTTGATGTTAACGCGGACAATTTCGAAGAAGCCTTAGATAGGTAACTTTCTTAGTAGTATTTTCTTCAGTTAATGCATGCACATTGAATCAGGTTGTGATTTCTGTTCTGCAGATTTGCATGATTCTTTATAAAACAATAAATAAGTAGGTGATTTGTGTTGCGCAGATTTGCCCAGTTCTTCATTAAGCCACTGATGTCGCAGGATGCTGTTCTTAGAGAGATCAAGGCTGTTGATTCTGGTGAGCAGTTGCTTTATACATTCTAGTGCTATTTGCTTCTAACATAACTTTTAGCTTATCACAATTACTTTATGTTTATGTTTTATTTGGAGTAGTAAGAACTAAGAAACACATTGTGAATAATGTTATATTTCATTGTTCTCACAGAACACAAGAAAAATCTGTTGTCAGATGGCTGGAGAATGCATCAGGTACTTCAGAGTCTCAACCTTCTTAGTTAAATACATGTGATATCCTTTCGTGCAATAATGTCATATCTGCATCATGAATATTTGTTCTTTTCATACAATCATATTTGGCATGATATAAGCCCGGCTTATACTCACTTACTCAGAATGCCAGGTTAACCATATTTGGCATGTTCTTAGCCTGATTTATCATCATCCTGTATATCCCGTTAGCCCTGGTGCACTGTTAGTCTGTTACTTCATTTTTGAGTATTTTTTTTCACAGCTTCAAAAGCATCTGGCCTCAAAGGATCATCCTTACCATAAATTCAGTACGGGTAAGCAATTGTTGGTATTCAGACATTGTTAATACTCATCCAGCTAATTATGGTTGTTGTTTTGTATTACTGTATAAGTGAGTATGCAAATCAATATGACGTCCGAGTATTCCTGTGTTCCAACCCTTAATATGTTTCTACCAGATTCAGAGATCACGCTTTTTTAATTCACATACAAATGCTAACAAAAATCATGTATATTTTTAAAAATTCTTGTTGTGCATGCCTAATATACAATCTCCTTCCGGAATTTGCATCTTATTTGAAATTATGTTATTTAATGCGTCAGGGAGTTGGGAAACACTGGAAACTAAACCAAAAGAGAGGGGTTTGGACATCAGGCTTGAGCTTCTTAAGTTTTATGAGAATTATTCAGCAAATCTTATGCATCTTGTTGTTTATGTAAAAGGTAAGTAGTACAGGTTCGTCAATTTTGGCATACCTGAACTTATTTGTTACTGATAAAATGATTTTGTAGAGAGTCTCGATTGCATTCAAAGCTTAGTTGAAAGCCTGTTTAGTCACGTCAAGAACACGGACCAGAGAAGCTTCAAATGTCCAAGTCAGCCCCTTTCAGCAGAACATTTACAGGTAACTTGAAACAACACCAGTCACACTAAAAGTAAATACAGGAATGACAAAGGATATGTAATTTCGCATACTTTCCTCTGTCCTTGTCATGCAGCTTCTTGTCAAAGCAATCCCAATAATAGAAGGCGACTACCTAAAAATATCATGGCCAGTTACACCTAACATCCAGTTCTATAAAGAAGGTCCTTGCCGCTATCTCAGTCATCTTATTGGACATGAAGGCGAGGGATCCATCTTCCATATTATAAAGGAATTAGGCAAGTTAACTTCAGCAGTATATTGTTGTAAATATTCTTTTGCCAGCTTATGTACTCAAACACTGGTCATTCttttgtttctcgtgtcaacttGTGTGACCTGCGACAGTTCTATTTTGACTACATCAGGATGGGCCATGGATTTGGTGGCTGGTGCCGGCAGTGACAGCAATGAATACTCTTTTTTCTCAGTAGGCATGAGGCTCACTGATGCTGGTCATGGTAAGATCTCATCTTCATTATGCTCTCTTATAACATTTCCTTTTTTAAAAGTTTTAAGCACACCTTGATAGTACAATTTAGTAAGCTATGTGCATATCCAACTATTTCAGACCACATGGAGGATATTATTGGGTTGGTCTTCAAATACATCCACCTATTAAAAGAAGATGGAATCCATGAATGGATATTTGATGAGGTAACTGACAGACACATTGTTTAATCATGTATATAGTTATTTGACGATTTATGCTCCTAATGTGCAGTTACTTTGAATATGAACATTGCACCCATGGACTCTGATGTGTTCTTTTAATAAAACGATCTCATTGGGTTTAAATTTTACTACCCAAGGTTGTTTGCTGAAGCAATTCATAGTTCAAAATTTTACTACTGATAAGCAGAGTGAGGAGAAACTATGATTACATTTAATTACATAAATATACATACTAATGTGTTCATTGTTTTCTAGCTTGCGTCAATAAATGAAACAGAATTCCACTATCAAGACAAAGTCCATCCAATCAGCTATGTCACATCTACTGTCTCAAGCATGCGGGTATGTTTCTGTAGAGCTCTAATTTTTCAGCTTTTACAGTTCCTTGTGATCAATAATTTTTGCGAACTCTGATGTATATCTCTTTGTACTTCAGTAGTATATTTTTTCTTCTAACTGATATGCTTATGAACTGGCTTGCAGTTGTTCCCACCAGAGGAATGGCTGGTTGGAGAATCATTGCCGTCAAAGTATGCGCCAAATAGAATAAATATGATACTTGATGAATTGTCACCCGAAAGAGTTAGGTAAGCATCCACCGTTCACATGACAACCTTGATTGTTCCTGCTTCTATATGCATATTCTCTCGGTATGCCAACATATGAATGTATATGCAGAAGTCTGCCATTGCTTAATTACTACAACCTCTGTAACTTAATATACtgcaaaaatgtcttacattaagTTACAGAGGGAGGAACTGATACTGGGACTCGTCAATAAAGAATTATCACTGGCCATGGCCTTACTTCATATCTTGAACTTCAATTTTACTGATAAGCTTGTGTCAAATGATCTGCGGTTATGCACATAAACTAGCATACAATGCGAAATATCATGCCTTCATTCTTTCTTTGATGCAATACTTCTCTATGTCTGTAGAATACTCTGTGAATCTAAAAAGTTTGAAGGATCTACCAATTGTGCTGAGCCTTGGTACAATACATCATATTCTATTGAAAATGTCACTCCATACATGATAAAGGTTTGCACCCCACCCTTACCTGCACACGCACCAGCAATATCATCTTCCAATTATTATTTCTCATCTTATGCCTCTATGTGGCAGCAATGGATTCAAAAAGCTCCTACTGAGAAGCTTTATCTCCCAAAGCCTAACATTTTCGTTCCAAAGGATTTATCTCTTAAAGAAGTGCCAGACAAGGTAAAATTTGGAGCGGCTTGTTTGTTGTGTGTTCACATTAGCACACTTTGTATGAATTATCAAAATTTATATATACTCACAAAGTATATATACTTTATCGAACATAGTATATTAATTTTGACAAAAGTAGAACTGTTTCACCAGGTTACATTTCCGACAATATTAAGGAAGACGCCACTTTCACGGCTGTGGTATAAGCCCGACATGCTGTTCTTCACTCCGAAGGTTTACATTATAATTGATTTCCACTGCCCATTGTCAAGCCACTCCCCCGAAGCAGCCGTATCTACAAGTCTGTTTGTCGATTTGTTAGTCGATTACTTGAATGCTTATGGTAAGCAACAATTCTGAAATTATCTGAATAATTGCATATTTTACCATATTGAACAGACTGTCTGGGGATTGTTCCCTCGAACTTTATGTACTAATGTACACTGACAATTAGTTTCTGCCTTTTGTAGCTTATGATGCTCAAATTGCGGGTTTATTCTATTCGATATATCTTACTTCTACTGGATTCCAGGTTTAGTTCTGTTGCTGCATCCTTTCTGTTTCCTATGAGTGTTCCGGACAGCTAAATTGCTCTTCGTGCATTACGATGTTGCTGGTTTTTACCCAGTTTTGAATTCGAACTCAAACAATTACCCGATTTTTTGTTGTTTTGAAGGTGTGCGTAGGTGGTTACAATGACAAGATGAGAGTTCTGCTACATGCCATAATGAAGCAAATAGTGAACTTTGTAGTTAAACCAAACAGGTTTTCTGCCCTGAAGGTCAGATATGGATTCTTAGTTTTCCTTGTCAACTGTCATAATTTCGCTCGGACACATTTGTACATTTACCTAGTCTCTTCTTCATCAACTTGTGTGGATCAACTTAAAAGGTGTTGACTTTTTCTTTCACTGAACACTGTTTATCCTGTGGATTGCAACTGGTAGATGATGTAAACTGAGGTATGCCAGATTTTAAGTTGTGGACACGATATTGCTAGAACCAAATTCATAAAGGGTTCCTGAACACTCTGAATACATAATTATGATTCATTGTTTTGCATCTTTTGTAACATACTTCTGTGAAATTTATAGCAACCTTCTTTAAATATGAATAACAAAGGTTTTGGAGACTACAGATTCATTTACACAAGCACATCAATTTAGACACCATATAGAAAATTAATAATATCTTAAGATCCATTGTAGCAGATTTGTGGTGGGGGTGTTACAACACAGTACTTATTTAGTTGCAGTTATACTACAGATTTTCACCATGGTTGATTTTTAGACTGGGAATATTCTTTCCCTTCAGATTCTTAGCGGTGCTTTTTGAAGCTGTGACTATTTCTTTCATGCCTACTTTTTTTACCAACATCTTGCTACCACAGGAAACTTCTGTCAAGGACTACCAAAATTTTAACTTCAGCCAACCATATTCTCAAGCTTCGTATTATCTTTCATTAATACTGGAAGAGAAAAAATGGCCTTTGGTAGAGAAACTTCAAGCTCTTTCTAAGCTTGAGTCAGATTCTCTTGCGAAGTTTGTGCCGCACTTGCTGTCGAAGACATACTTGGAATGCTATATTCAAGGTTTGGTAAATTCCATGTTAATACTCTACTAAATGTTCAAGGACAGGACTGAAATGCAATCCTAACTGTGCTTAATAATAATTAAGAACTCTTCTTGTAGGAAACATTGAGCCAGGTGAGGCTGAGTCTATTGTCCAGGAGATTGAAGATACTATATTTAATACCCCCAATTCTGTATTCAAACCCATGTCTCCATCACAATACCTGGTCAAGAGGGTTATCATGCTTGAAAAAGAGATCAAATGTTGCTACCAAATTGAGGGATTAAATCAGAAGAATGAGAATTCATCGGTTGTCCAATATATTCAGGTATAGGCTTCTTCTAAACTTTGAAGCAGTTCATGTTATCGAAGGCGATTACTTGTTGGTGATCAGTACCTTCTAATATTTGTAGCCAAACTAATGGCTGGTCATCAATTGGTGAGCCTGTTCCCAGATAATTACTGGTTACGATCAATCCAGTAGTAGTTTTTTTAGGTAAAAACCCAGTAGTAGTTGGAACAATCTGGAGGGGACTATGGCTGCTCACCACTCAATTGCGGCAACTCAAAATAATTGGAGAGTGCCACTTTTCCTTACTTGAAACATTGTTGTGAAATGTTGTCTTACATGCAAAATATAATGCCAAGAAATCCAAATTAGGCTAAGAATAGTGCAAAACTAATCAAATACTCCcaccgtcccataatataagagcgtttttgacactacactaatgtaaaaaacgctcttatattatgggacggagggagtatataactAATAACTGGCTCCTGGTCGGCTCACGAAGTATATTCTATGTCGGGGCAGACCGCATACTCAGTTGCACTACATGATTGAAACATCTCAGCCTTGAGCCACTAACCCGAGGCACGACTGAACATGCATAAAAGGCATGTTCATAAGGGACAGATAATTAGTGCTACGTTATTTTTGACCTGTCTGTGAGGTGAGCAATGGCGTGCTTGAACCACTAAGCGAGGCCCTACCGACTCAATAACATGTCGAATCGATAAAATATACAAAATATGGTGACGGTTTTGCTCTGTTAACTTCCTTTAAGAAATAATAGTTCTACAGggagtttttatttcttttttgaaAAGAGGAGGCCCCGGTCTTTGCATCATGatgatgcacacagccaaatTTATTAGAAGTGGTTCAAGTAGTTCAAAGTACTAAAATACAAAGTGAGAATTGTTCTACAGGGAGTTGCATAATATTCTAAGAAGTAGAAGAACTGTCTCATGTCAAATGCGTTCTATAACAAGCAGCATGCCAGGTTACTAATATAAGCATATTCAATGTATCCAGGTCCATCAGGACGACGCCCTCTCAAATATCAAACTCGAGTTGTTCTCTCTAATTTCTAGTCAGCCTGCTTTCAACCAGCTGCGGACTGTTGAGCAACTTGGGTATATAACGTATCTTTCTCTGAGGTACGTCCTTTCAAGAGAAACACACACATTTTGTTTGCACTGTTCATTTATAATCCTAACTTATTTTGATCCCTCAGATCCGATCGTGGAGTCTGGGCACTCGAGGTTGTCATTCAATCCACAGTGAAGGTACATGTTGAAAGATTGAGTAACAAATATGACATACTTTTTTGCCACTTTCTCCTACTGACCTTATTATGGAATCCTAGGATCCTTCATATCTTGATTCTAGAATTGATGAATTCTTTAAGACATTCGAAAGCAAAATCCATGAACTGTCCGACAAGGATTTCAAGGTTAGTGGCTTCAGAACTAACTGATGTACAATGCCAAATTGCGCATCTCTTTCATAACTACCCAATTACTCATGATATGATCTGTTCCACATAGTGTCTTCTTGTCGAAAGACAAAAGGTTTTGGCATTAACAAAGCATTTTGACATTGCCGTGTTTTGCTTATGACAGAGAAATGTCAAATCGCTTATTGATTCGAAACTGGAGAAATTTAAAAACTTGTGGGAGGAATCTGGCTTCTACTGGGGAGAGATTGAAGCCGGAACTCTCAAGTTTGATAGGGTCGAGTCCGAGGTAAGTGCTTTAGTTCGGGCAACAATAAACGCTGTGATATATGAGAGAAAACTACATGAAACAAAAAGCAAGCCGGAAAAGTGGGTCAAAACTAGGGCATTTTTCAAAAGTTCCGTTTCGAGGAAACACATCGCCCTTTTTTTTCCCGCAAGATATATGACCTTGAAAATCATTTGCAGGTTGCTCTCCTAAGAGAGCTCAAGAAAGAAGAATTCATCGAATTCTTTGATGAGTACATAAAGGTGGACGCCCCTCAAAGGAGGACAGTAAGCGTGCAGGTCTTCAGCGGCAACCATTCGGCAGAGTTCAAGAAGGCGATCGCCGAAGCTGATCAGCCCAAAACCTGCCGGCTTACCGACATATTCGGCTTCAAGCGATCAAGGCCTCTGCACCGCTCGCTGAAGGGAGGTCCAGGCCTGATCACAATGGACTGACATACTACATGTTCTTTCTTTGCTGTAGTGTAGTACATAGTCTGTCACCACACGCATGAACCCAATTTTGATTGATTTCTCAATGGTCACACACGATTGCACAATGCTACTCTTCATGTATGGAGTAACCATGTGATGCTATTTTGAGAACAAATGTACCAGCTTATAGAAATTAAACATGCATTGCTACTTTGTCTGCATCTACTTCTTCTGACAAGTATGTACATTCACATGAGCTAACGATCACAGCGGAGCGGACAAGATGGCGCCATGCATAAGCCGAGAACACGTACACATTGTGCGCGGCACGTGCCCGACGTAGGTGTCATGTCACCATCCTCGCACGCGTCACCGGCCGCCTCGGCTACGGCACGGCCCCGATCGCCGCCGCCCTCCCGCGGCCGCTGCCCCACGCGTAGCTGGCGCGGTGCCAGCGGCACCGGAACGAGCCCCGGTGCGCCGTGGGCGAGCACACGCAGTAGTGGTGCCGGTGCGCCTGTCGCTGCGGCGAAGGCGTGGGCGCGGGCGCGACGACCCCCGCCGGCCGCGAAGGCCGCCGCCTGGCCGCGCAGCCCGGCGGCAGAGGCGGCAGCCCCGGGTGGCACATGCTCCGGACAAGGCCTGGCGACGGCTAAAGCTGCAGAGAGGGCTCTGTCCACCCGGCCAGACGCATAAAAGGGCGACGGAACGGAATCGGGTTCTGGTGTTTTCCGGGATGCGCCGGCGGTGGAGAAAGGGGGGAAAGCGAGGAATATTTGTGGGCGCGCGGGTCACTAGGCTGGTTGCCGTGGCCCGTGGCGGCCGCTGGTTTCGTGAGGTGGTGGGCGGGAGgcgggggaaagggaggaggcGCGGCCGCGTGGCGGGAAGGCGATGGGGAGTGGACTGTGGAGCGCGAGGCGTGGCGAGCGCGCGGGGAGATCGATCGCGTGGAGAGGAGCGCAGTGGCGCGACATCCTGGTTTTGCCTAGTGTAGTGTGTGATGGAATGGAACGGAATGGAATGTCTAGTCGTGATCCACTCCGGGAGGGGACGGTGATTGAAGGTTCCTTGCGGTGCACTTCTTTCGGCTCGACGGGGAACTGGAGTGCGCGCCCGGTCAGGACAAAAGCCGGTAGCATATGATATCGATCTTTCCATCCTCTCGTCTCGTGGCTTCTTTGCGGCGCACTTTTCTTATCCTCTTGGACCCATCCGACCGACATGGTAATGCCGGAACGCCAACGGATTGTTTGGCCCATACGTTTGGCATCTACCGGCGCTACGTGTCTGTTACTACTCCGTATCAGCGCGTTCCATCCTTTTGCTCCGCAACAAGTGAAGTGCGTCATAAGTCCATAACTATCTCAAAATCCTTTCCCCCGTCTCTGaagtaagagcaactccaacgggccgacccaaacAGACGACGTTTTTGTTCGCCTTTTGTCCATTTGGGTGGCCGCCcacctaccgtccgccctcttttAGTTTTGGATCGGCAGTGCACCCAACGGGCCGACCCATTCAATGACCGCGTGCGTTTTAGACCATGCCAGCGGCCATGCCGTCGCCCTGGTTTTGGCGCTCCAGCGCGCGGGAAAGGTTCGCGCGCGCGGGGAAAGCGGCCTAGCGCGCGCTGGTTTTGGCGCTCTAGCGCGCGGGAAAGGTTCGCGCGCGCCGTGGCCGGCGCTCGTTATAAGAAGGCGCTCCCTCCACACTGTCCGCCGCCCACTCGTCTCGCCCCCTCTCACTAGCCTCGCCGCCTCTGCGCCACCATGTCGATCCGCCGTCTGGGCGCTTCGGATTTTCGCGGAGTCCGCGAGCGccgctccggcgccttctcctcCGAGATCTGGTTTCGCGAGAAACGTCTCATCCTCGGCACCTTCGACACCGCAGAGGAGGCGGCCCGCGCgcacgacgcggcggcgtggcgcctcctgAGGCCTCGTCGGGATATAAATTTTCCCGACATGTCGAGCCAGCGGGCGTAGGATCTGGCGCCTCTCCCGCGGCTTTTCACCGACGAGAATCGTCGTGTCCACCGGAAGCGGCAGCGTCGCCATgccatcgccgagatggacgtgGAAGCCATGGTGGTGTGGCGCAAACGGTTCCTGCAGGACATCGTCGACGAGCGCCAGTTCTACAAGCAAAGGAGGTTGGAGAGGGACGCGAGGAGgacggagcgagccgcctatcgggAGGACAAGCGTTCGCGGAAGCAGGGCGCTCAATTGAAACTGAAGCTACGAGAAACGTCGGGTTGGGACTTTGAAGACGAGCAGCATGCTGACGCCTATattcagacgtcggaggaggacattaccGAGTCGGAGTCAGAAAGCGACGAGTAGTGGTCTTTTCTTTTATCTGTGTACGCTAGAACTATCTATGTATCCATTTTTATCTGAAAAAATGGCCGGCGGCGTCGGCGACGAAGCAGGCGGGCGAGGGTGTGCTGTTTGATGTGGAGAGGCCAATCCAATGTGCCATCGACCAGCGGGCCTGGTGAGGAAAGAGGACGAGCGCGCGCGCGTCGTCACGTGTCCGCGCCGCCGCAAATCAGGCTAAAAAATGGCCCGGGAATGGGCCGGCAGGCGGACGAAAGCGGAcacgcgtccgtttgggtcggcgcatTGGGCCAACTTttttgtccgcgccgacccaaacggatggCCGCGGACGAAATGAGTCGCCCCATTGAAGTTGCTCTAAGTGCGTCACCTAGATCCAAAATTCAAAATCTGGAGGACATTGCTTTGTGCTTTGCTTGAATGAGTGTCTCGTTTGATGCCTCAGTCGGTATAGATCAAACAAAGGAGAAGTTTTGGGGTAATAAGATTGAAGACTACTATTGCAACACGGTGACTGTCCCATCCAACTGCACTCAAGGCTCACTTGGACACCACTGGGTGCAAATCATGAATTATGGCCCACTAATTGAATAGCCATACAAGCAACGCAATAAAAAGGGCGGCATCAGGGCCTTCACATTGTACCATTGCTACAAAAAATTAATTGGCAATCATGGATACGGAGGAACTTGGAAACGAGACCAAAGAGATTGGAGATTAGCATATCCGTTGAAGCCGGTGATGAGGAGGATGAAATTCCAAAAAAAAGCCACGTGGTGCAATGATTGCAAAAGAGAGGAAGAAgcatgaaggcgtcggtgcctaTAAAGACGAGCTTTGTGCAAAGATTGAGACCAGGAATGCTTTGGCGGCCCAAGGGAAAGAAGAGAAGGCAACAAGGTGGAATGAGCTCAAGTCTATGGAGGATGAGAAGTTGAGAGCAAAGTTTGCGGCACAAGCGAAAATGGTAAAAGCGAAGGAGCGTAGCCTTGCATTTGAGGAGGAGAGGCTTGCAAAAGATAATAAGGCCGGCGAGAATCCTACCATGTTCGTGGACCAAGGTACGATGGATGCCGTGGCATGGAAGTGTTGGGAGCTCGCTCGTGAGGAGATATTAGCCCAAAAGGAGACCGTATGTGGTGGTGGTACTACCCGTTGGGGTTATGGTGGTGGACATGGAGGACATGGTGGTGGCCGTGAGGGTGAGGGTGATGGAAATGGAGGAGATGGTGATGACCGTGTGGGTGATGGCGGTGCTGGTGAGCACAAAAGCGCTTGAGTTTGTGTTGTATGCATTTGGTAGGGCTCGGTCCACGACATAAGACATGCTATGTTAtgatattttggatcaaaattgATCGATGTAGTGGCTTTCGGATGAACTATGCATGTTTTAATTTGAATTGTTGGATTGGATGAACTATATGTATGTTTATGGTTGATTTATTGCGTATGTTGAGTTTGAATCATTCATATGATTGCTGAAATACCGTGCCATTGTTTGAAATGTATGGTCCAATGGATAGACAAATTAGCCAATAAACATTTTGTGCTTGCGCCGCTAAACAACATACCCCCTTCCTTGGCAAGGTTGCATAAATTAGCTTAGGTCTAATGTATGTCTTGTTGGGTATGTCATATGCTTTGCTATAAAAATTTGCTACGGAGGACTACTTGTACGATGATGCTTAAAGACGTAACTATGTCGAGTACTACAGCGACGAGGAATTAATAGTTAGGAGATGTCGGGTGGCTGCCTGAGACCTTGTGGGATGGGATCGTTTCCTTTTCCTTTTAGCCTCTCTAGGCATTTGCATCTTGTATGTAGTCAGACTTGCCTCTCTTTCCACTATGTAATGGACGTAATGTAAGCCATGTGGCTTTTTGGATGTAATAATTTGGATCTTGCCTCATGTGAGTCCTACATATCTACATTTTTCTTCCTCATAGATCATTTTATAATGATTACCAACAATCTAGTACTCTGTACTGTATAACCATGCGTGCATGGTTGAAGTTATATGATACATGTAGGTATCAGATGCGCCTCTACTCTGGGATTGGCAGCAACACACTAGATAGGAGCAACACACTAGATAGGAATAGTTTTGCATCCGCGGCCTTACATGGTGTCTCTTCTAAAATATGCGAATGATGCCATCCTTTTCATGGAACA
The Aegilops tauschii subsp. strangulata cultivar AL8/78 chromosome 3, Aet v6.0, whole genome shotgun sequence genome window above contains:
- the LOC109775769 gene encoding insulin-degrading enzyme-like 1, peroxisomal; the encoded protein is MAAAGNVEFIRARSDKREYRRLLLPNALECLLISDADTDKAAACMEVGVGSFSDPEGLEGLAHFLEHMLFYASEKYPGEQDYTKYISEHGGSSNAFTSSETTNFYFDVNADNFEEALDRFAQFFIKPLMSQDAVLREIKAVDSEHKKNLLSDGWRMHQLQKHLASKDHPYHKFSTGSWETLETKPKERGLDIRLELLKFYENYSANLMHLVVYVKESLDCIQSLVESLFSHVKNTDQRSFKCPSQPLSAEHLQLLVKAIPIIEGDYLKISWPVTPNIQFYKEGPCRYLSHLIGHEGEGSIFHIIKELGWAMDLVAGAGSDSNEYSFFSVGMRLTDAGHDHMEDIIGLVFKYIHLLKEDGIHEWIFDELASINETEFHYQDKVHPISYVTSTVSSMRLFPPEEWLVGESLPSKYAPNRINMILDELSPERVRILCESKKFEGSTNCAEPWYNTSYSIENVTPYMIKQWIQKAPTEKLYLPKPNIFVPKDLSLKEVPDKVTFPTILRKTPLSRLWYKPDMLFFTPKVYIIIDFHCPLSSHSPEAAVSTSLFVDLLVDYLNAYAYDAQIAGLFYSIYLTSTGFQVCVGGYNDKMRVLLHAIMKQIVNFVVKPNRFSALKETSVKDYQNFNFSQPYSQASYYLSLILEEKKWPLVEKLQALSKLESDSLAKFVPHLLSKTYLECYIQGNIEPGEAESIVQEIEDTIFNTPNSVFKPMSPSQYLVKRVIMLEKEIKCCYQIEGLNQKNENSSVVQYIQVHQDDALSNIKLELFSLISSQPAFNQLRTVEQLGYITYLSLRSDRGVWALEVVIQSTVKDPSYLDSRIDEFFKTFESKIHELSDKDFKRNVKSLIDSKLEKFKNLWEESGFYWGEIEAGTLKFDRVESEVALLRELKKEEFIEFFDEYIKVDAPQRRTVSVQVFSGNHSAEFKKAIAEADQPKTCRLTDIFGFKRSRPLHRSLKGGPGLITMD